A stretch of the Photobacterium toruni genome encodes the following:
- the lepA gene encoding translation elongation factor 4 has translation MKHIRNFSIIAHIDHGKSTLSDRLIQVCGGLSDREMAAQVLDSMDLERERGITIKAQSVTLDYTAKDGETYQLNFIDTPGHVDFSYEVSRSLAACEGALLVVDAGQGVEAQTLANCYTAMEMDLEVVPILNKIDLPAADPERVAEEIEDIVGIDALDAVRCSAKTGVGVDEVLEKIVEAIPAPEGDPDAPLQALIIDSWFDNYLGVVSLVRVKNGKLKKNDKIKVMTTGQVWGVDRLGIFTPKQIDTTELNTGEVGWVVCGIKDILGAPVGDTLTLAKGGCETALPGFKKVKPQVYAGLFPVSSDDYENFRDALGKLSLNDASLFYEPESSSALGFGFRCGFLGMLHMEIIQERLEREYDLNLITTAPTVVYEVKKTDGTMLYVDSPAKLPAVNDIEIMGEPIARCNILVPSEYLGNVITLCIEKRGMQVDMVYHGNQVALTYDIPMSEVVLDFFDRLKSTSRGYASLDYNFQRYQESDMVRVDILLNGERVDALAIITHKENSQTRGRDVVEKMKEFIPRQMFDIAIQAAIGAHIIARSTVKQLRKNVIAKCYGGDISRKKKLLQKQKDGKKRMKQIGNVELPQEAFLAILHVGKDK, from the coding sequence ATGAAGCACATTCGTAACTTTTCGATTATCGCACATATCGACCATGGTAAGTCGACCTTATCCGACCGTCTAATTCAAGTCTGTGGCGGCCTTTCTGATCGAGAAATGGCTGCACAGGTTTTAGATTCAATGGATCTTGAACGCGAACGCGGTATCACTATCAAAGCTCAGAGCGTAACGCTTGATTACACAGCTAAAGATGGTGAAACTTATCAATTAAACTTTATCGACACTCCTGGACACGTTGACTTCTCGTATGAAGTATCGCGTTCACTTGCAGCTTGTGAAGGTGCATTGTTGGTAGTTGATGCGGGTCAGGGCGTAGAAGCTCAGACGCTAGCAAACTGTTACACCGCCATGGAAATGGATTTGGAAGTGGTGCCGATTTTAAATAAAATCGACCTTCCTGCTGCCGATCCTGAGCGTGTAGCCGAAGAAATTGAAGACATTGTTGGTATCGATGCTCTTGATGCTGTGCGTTGTTCAGCAAAAACGGGTGTTGGTGTTGACGAAGTTTTAGAAAAAATCGTTGAAGCAATTCCAGCACCAGAAGGTGATCCGGATGCGCCACTACAAGCACTAATTATTGACTCATGGTTTGATAATTACTTAGGTGTTGTGTCTTTGGTGCGTGTTAAAAACGGTAAGCTAAAGAAAAACGACAAAATTAAAGTCATGACCACCGGTCAAGTTTGGGGTGTTGATCGTCTTGGGATCTTTACACCAAAACAAATTGATACGACTGAATTAAATACTGGCGAAGTTGGCTGGGTTGTTTGTGGTATTAAAGACATTCTAGGCGCACCGGTTGGTGATACATTAACGCTAGCTAAAGGCGGTTGTGAGACCGCATTACCTGGCTTTAAAAAAGTAAAACCACAGGTATATGCAGGTTTGTTTCCTGTATCATCTGATGATTACGAGAACTTCCGTGACGCGTTAGGCAAATTAAGTCTAAATGATGCCTCTCTATTTTATGAGCCAGAAAGTTCATCTGCACTGGGTTTCGGTTTCCGTTGTGGTTTCTTGGGTATGCTCCACATGGAGATTATTCAAGAGCGTCTAGAGCGTGAATACGATCTTAACTTGATTACTACAGCACCAACAGTAGTGTATGAAGTGAAGAAAACTGACGGCACCATGCTGTATGTTGATAGCCCTGCTAAATTACCTGCGGTTAACGACATTGAAATTATGGGTGAGCCAATTGCTCGCTGTAATATTCTAGTACCAAGTGAATACCTAGGTAATGTTATTACGCTATGTATTGAAAAGCGTGGTATGCAGGTTGATATGGTTTATCACGGTAATCAAGTAGCCTTAACGTATGACATTCCGATGTCAGAAGTGGTACTGGATTTCTTTGATCGTTTGAAGTCAACCTCTCGTGGTTATGCATCGCTAGATTACAACTTCCAACGTTACCAAGAATCAGACATGGTTCGTGTTGATATTCTATTAAACGGCGAGCGTGTTGATGCGTTAGCTATCATTACTCATAAAGAAAACTCACAGACTCGTGGTCGTGATGTTGTTGAGAAAATGAAAGAATTTATTCCTCGTCAAATGTTTGATATTGCGATTCAAGCGGCGATTGGCGCTCATATCATTGCACGTTCAACCGTGAAGCAATTGCGTAAAAACGTAATCGCGAAATGTTATGGTGGCGATATTAGTCGTAAGAAAAAGCTACTACAAAAACAGAAAGATGGTAAGAAACGTATGAAGCAAATTGGTAATGTTGAATTACCACAAGAAGCTTTCTTAGCGATTCTTCATGTAGGCAAAGATAAGTAG
- the lepB gene encoding signal peptidase I, with the protein MANTFSIILVLATIFTGIIWALDKFLWAPKRQLKIAAAAEKAGGQVDAEVLERVAPQPGWIESASSMFPVIALIMIFRSFIYEPFQIPSKSMLPTLYVGDFILVQKFAYGLRDPVFDHKFLSTGEPKRGDVIVFRYPPNPKIDYIKRVVGLPGDLIRYSADKKLCIQPQGTSVCKPVKLTDMKDSDFTQGMTRLIEYNEHLGDVNHHILINPSRRDNRMAYVPRPGIGEWIVPKGEYFVMGDNRDNSADSRYWGFVPEANLVGKAVAIWMSFDFDRKPDSFLPSWIPTGVRFNRIGSIK; encoded by the coding sequence ATGGCAAATACATTTTCAATAATACTGGTCTTAGCGACGATCTTTACTGGTATTATTTGGGCTCTAGATAAATTTCTATGGGCACCTAAGCGACAATTAAAAATTGCTGCCGCAGCTGAAAAAGCAGGTGGTCAAGTTGATGCTGAGGTACTTGAACGTGTTGCACCTCAACCGGGGTGGATTGAGTCAGCAAGCTCAATGTTCCCTGTGATTGCATTGATCATGATATTCCGTTCATTTATTTATGAACCGTTCCAAATTCCATCAAAGTCAATGTTACCAACCCTATATGTGGGTGATTTTATTCTGGTTCAAAAATTTGCTTACGGTCTACGTGATCCTGTTTTTGATCATAAATTCTTAAGCACAGGTGAACCTAAACGTGGTGATGTGATTGTATTCCGTTACCCACCTAATCCAAAAATTGACTACATTAAACGTGTTGTTGGTTTACCTGGTGATTTAATTCGTTACAGTGCTGACAAAAAATTATGCATTCAGCCGCAAGGCACTTCTGTTTGTAAGCCTGTGAAATTAACCGATATGAAAGACAGTGATTTTACTCAAGGTATGACACGTCTGATTGAGTATAACGAACACCTTGGTGATGTGAATCATCACATTTTGATCAATCCATCGCGACGTGATAACCGTATGGCTTACGTGCCTCGCCCAGGGATCGGTGAGTGGATTGTACCAAAAGGTGAGTATTTTGTTATGGGTGACAACCGTGACAATAGTGCTGATAGTCGTTACTGGGGTTTTGTACCAGAAGCGAACTTAGTCGGCAAGGCAGTTGCTATTTGGATGAGCTTTGATTTTGATCGCAAGCCTGATAGTTTTCTTCCATCTTGGATCCCTACCGGCGTACGTTTTAATCGTATCGGTAGCATTAAATAA
- the rnc gene encoding ribonuclease III, whose amino-acid sequence MTTPANRLQRKLGYQFNSSELMTLALTHRSANGTHNERLEFLGDSILSFVVADDLYHRFPNVDEGDMSRMRATLVRGKTLAELGREFELGDYLLLGPGELKSGGFRRDSILADCVEAIIGAVYLDSDVETVRQVVLAWYQSRLNTIEPGINQKDPKTRLQECLQGRRLPLPAYTVTKVQGEAHNQEFTVQCDVTGLDEPVIGKGGSRRKAEQAAAEIALNQLES is encoded by the coding sequence ATGACAACTCCAGCGAATAGGCTGCAGCGTAAGCTGGGCTACCAATTTAATAGCTCTGAGTTGATGACATTAGCACTGACACACCGCAGTGCTAATGGCACCCACAACGAGCGTCTAGAATTCTTAGGCGATTCTATTTTAAGTTTTGTTGTTGCTGATGACTTATATCACCGTTTTCCTAATGTGGATGAAGGTGATATGAGCCGAATGCGTGCAACACTAGTCCGTGGTAAGACACTAGCAGAGTTAGGACGTGAGTTCGAACTAGGTGACTACTTACTATTAGGTCCAGGCGAGTTGAAAAGTGGCGGTTTCCGTCGTGATTCTATTCTGGCTGACTGTGTTGAAGCAATCATTGGCGCGGTTTATCTAGATAGTGATGTTGAGACAGTACGTCAAGTCGTATTGGCTTGGTATCAATCACGTCTGAATACAATTGAGCCGGGCATCAACCAAAAAGATCCAAAAACACGCTTGCAAGAGTGTCTTCAAGGTCGTCGTTTACCATTACCTGCATATACTGTAACTAAGGTACAAGGTGAAGCTCATAACCAAGAGTTCACTGTACAGTGTGATGTCACAGGTTTGGATGAACCTGTAATCGGTAAGGGCGGCAGTCGGCGCAAGGCAGAGCAGGCAGCGGCAGAAATTGCACTTAATCAGTTGGAATCATGA
- the era gene encoding GTPase Era codes for MTDKQHCGFIAIVGRPNVGKSTLLNRLVGQKLSITSRKPQTTRHRIMGVDTRDGYQAVYIDTPGLHIEEKRVINRLMNRAASSSLTDVELVLFLVDGTTWTADDEMVLNKLMKSELPTVLLINKVDNIKEKHELFPHLQELAKKMPFVDVIPMSAKKGTNIAAIEKIVHDHLPECEYYFPEEYVTDRSQRFMASEIIREKLMRFTGEELPYSVTVEIERFDFNPETNGFDINGLILVERKGQKKMVIGKGGDKIKVIGREARLDMEDLFERKVYLELWVKVKSGWADDERALRSLGYIDDL; via the coding sequence ATGACAGATAAACAACATTGTGGCTTTATTGCCATCGTTGGTCGACCGAATGTCGGAAAATCAACCTTGCTTAACCGTTTAGTGGGACAAAAATTGTCTATCACTTCACGTAAACCGCAAACGACACGTCACCGTATCATGGGTGTTGACACTCGTGACGGGTATCAAGCTGTTTATATTGATACTCCGGGTTTGCACATTGAAGAAAAACGTGTAATTAACCGTTTAATGAACCGTGCTGCTAGCAGTTCATTAACCGATGTAGAACTAGTGTTATTCCTTGTTGATGGCACTACGTGGACTGCTGATGATGAGATGGTACTGAATAAGCTTATGAAAAGTGAGCTACCTACAGTATTGTTAATCAACAAAGTCGACAACATTAAAGAAAAGCATGAGTTATTCCCGCATTTGCAGGAATTAGCGAAAAAAATGCCGTTTGTTGATGTTATTCCAATGTCAGCAAAGAAAGGCACTAACATTGCCGCAATTGAAAAAATTGTTCATGACCATTTACCTGAATGTGAATATTATTTCCCTGAAGAGTATGTAACGGATCGTTCACAACGCTTTATGGCGTCAGAAATTATTCGTGAAAAACTTATGCGCTTTACAGGTGAAGAATTACCATATTCTGTAACTGTTGAAATTGAGCGATTTGATTTCAACCCAGAAACTAATGGTTTTGATATCAACGGTTTGATTCTGGTTGAGCGTAAAGGCCAGAAGAAAATGGTGATCGGTAAAGGCGGCGATAAGATCAAAGTTATTGGTCGTGAAGCCCGTTTAGATATGGAAGATCTATTTGAACGCAAAGTGTATCTAGAACTTTGGGTTAAAGTGAAATCAGGTTGGGCAGATGACGAACGAGCACTGCGTAGCTTAGGTTACATTGACGATCTATAA
- the recO gene encoding DNA repair protein RecO produces MEGLQRCFVLHYRHYSETSLILDVFSEDHGRLTLLAKGARRKRSNLKGTLQPFTPLFMKWSGKGSMPVLTHAEPISIGLPLRSYILYSAMYVNEVLARVLENHTPYPVLFLDYLNVLRELAQADNPEPALRRFELALLHHLGYGIDFLHCAGSGLAVDDRMTYNYREQRGFIASMKITQLTFRGNELKAIAARCFETPEQLRAAKRFTRIALKPYLGSKPLKSRELFLPRARSIRK; encoded by the coding sequence ATGGAGGGCTTACAGCGTTGTTTTGTCCTTCATTATCGTCATTATAGTGAGACGAGCCTGATCCTTGATGTGTTTAGCGAGGATCACGGCCGTCTTACCTTACTTGCAAAAGGAGCGCGTCGTAAGCGTTCTAATCTTAAAGGAACCTTGCAACCTTTCACGCCATTGTTTATGAAATGGAGTGGTAAAGGCAGCATGCCCGTCCTCACTCATGCTGAACCTATCAGTATTGGACTGCCGTTGCGCAGTTATATTTTATATTCCGCGATGTACGTTAATGAAGTATTAGCGCGTGTATTAGAAAACCATACCCCTTATCCGGTGTTGTTTCTTGATTATTTGAATGTGTTGCGTGAGCTTGCACAAGCGGATAATCCAGAGCCTGCACTGCGTCGTTTTGAACTCGCCTTATTACACCATCTTGGTTACGGTATTGATTTTTTACATTGTGCTGGCAGTGGGTTAGCAGTTGATGATCGCATGACGTATAACTATCGCGAACAGCGTGGGTTTATTGCTTCAATGAAAATAACCCAATTGACTTTTCGTGGTAATGAATTAAAAGCAATTGCAGCAAGATGCTTTGAAACTCCAGAACAACTTCGTGCTGCGAAACGCTTTACAAGGATAGCCTTAAAGCCTTATCTTGGCTCAAAGCCATTAAAAAGTCGGGAATTGTTTCTCCCACGAGCAAGGAGCATCAGAAAATGA
- the pdxJ gene encoding pyridoxine 5'-phosphate synthase gives MNNILLGVNIDHIATLRNARGTRYPDPVHAAEVAERAGADGITVHLREDRRHINDRDVRILRQTLQTRMNLEMAVTDEMIAIALETQPEYVCLVPEKREELTTEGGLDVAGQLEKVKAATTKLTAAGIKVSLFIDADRAQIDAASACGAPFIELHTGQYAEAVTEEAQADELKKIAVGATYAHKLGIKVNAGHGLTYHNVKAIAALPELYELNIGHSIMGRAMFDGLEKAVADMRSLMQEARS, from the coding sequence ATGAACAACATTCTACTGGGTGTCAATATTGATCATATTGCAACGTTACGTAATGCCCGTGGCACACGATACCCTGATCCCGTGCATGCTGCCGAAGTAGCTGAGCGTGCTGGCGCTGATGGTATTACGGTGCATTTACGTGAAGATCGTCGTCATATTAATGATCGCGATGTACGCATTTTACGTCAAACATTGCAAACGCGAATGAATCTAGAAATGGCAGTTACTGACGAAATGATTGCGATTGCGCTAGAGACTCAGCCTGAATATGTATGTTTAGTGCCTGAGAAGCGTGAAGAATTGACGACAGAAGGTGGCTTAGATGTGGCGGGTCAACTTGAAAAAGTAAAAGCGGCGACAACAAAATTAACCGCAGCTGGCATTAAAGTGTCACTTTTCATTGATGCTGATCGTGCACAAATTGATGCTGCTTCTGCTTGTGGCGCACCGTTTATTGAACTTCATACAGGACAATACGCAGAAGCGGTAACCGAAGAAGCCCAAGCTGATGAGTTAAAGAAGATTGCCGTAGGTGCAACCTATGCGCATAAATTAGGCATTAAAGTCAATGCTGGTCATGGATTAACTTATCATAACGTTAAAGCTATTGCCGCATTACCTGAACTGTATGAGCTAAATATCGGCCATTCTATTATGGGACGAGCGATGTTTGATGGTCTTGAAAAAGCGGTCGCTGATATGCGTTCATTGATGCAGGAAGCACGTAGCTAA
- the acpS gene encoding holo-ACP synthase → MAILGLGTDIVEIERIEKVLTRAGDGFAERVLSASELEQYYRLKLRARFVAKRFAVKEAASKALGTGIACGVSFQDFTVTNDVRGKPLVAFSGQALKLLTAMGGQHVHLTIADERRYAVATVIIER, encoded by the coding sequence ATGGCTATTTTAGGTTTAGGGACTGATATCGTTGAAATTGAACGGATTGAAAAAGTGCTTACTCGTGCCGGTGATGGTTTTGCTGAACGGGTGTTATCAGCCTCTGAACTTGAACAATATTATCGCTTAAAGTTACGCGCTCGGTTTGTGGCAAAACGGTTTGCTGTTAAAGAGGCGGCGTCAAAAGCATTAGGTACAGGTATTGCTTGTGGTGTCTCTTTTCAAGATTTTACCGTTACCAATGATGTGCGAGGTAAACCTCTGGTTGCCTTTTCCGGTCAAGCTCTGAAACTACTAACAGCAATGGGTGGGCAGCATGTGCATCTTACTATTGCTGATGAGCGCCGTTATGCCGTTGCAACGGTTATCATTGAACGTTAA
- the barA gene encoding two-component sensor histidine kinase BarA: MTKYGLRARVFTLTLAPTLIIGLLLSAFFTMSRYQDLEHQLISTGTSIIEPLAISAEYGMTEKNREAIRRLIGYTHRKHSDIIRSIAVFTEHNKIFATSNFHRNFAAFMYPDNKPIPRLLDIQLNDNTLILRTPILTEGQFGTNTSTSVLGKPLGYIAIELDLSSLRLQQYQEVFTALMVLLLGLSLSSLFAYRLMQDVTRPISHMISVVDRIRRGHLDIRIEGQLLGELDTLKNGINAMAISLSEYHIEMQQSIDQATSDLRETLEQLEIQNVELDIAKKRAQEAARVKSEFLANMSHELRTPLNGVIGFTRQMLKTKLNTNQQDYLLTIENSANNLLTIINDILDFSKLEAGKLLLENIPFDFSDALDDVMRLLAPSAHEKGLELTLKIDTRIPPGLIGDPLRIQQVVTNLIGNAVKFTETGNIDVSVELKSEHDNNIELQFMVRDTGIGISERQQAQLFQAFSQADASISRRYGGTGLGLVITQKLVSQMGGQVSLTSRLHQGSTFWFSIRMHKTDLPVSHQIDTSSLIGKKLLLIEPNMQAASVVQQRLINAGVHVTYRSTMPDDIEHHDFALLCLSPHQQPPTAVLFNHVFKAEQIADKVLVCLPTTELALSEKLTNTGVEICLGKPIASRKLFEALCDNYDDKKEPELPVLAPPPEPIQPLTVMAVDDNPANLKLISALLGERVETVITATGGKKAVEYAHQKAFDLIFMDIQMPEMDGVTACQEIHKTDLNHQTPIIAVTAHAMAGERERLIDAGMDDYLTKPIEEHILQQILAKWITPTDHHGTGLIPQPITTTEVLQSQQHGRPTIDNSISFDWSLALKQAAGKEDLARDMLQMLLDYMPEVELLVNEALDGKQVELWPSIHKLHGSCAYSGVPRLKYLCHTIETELKANTPMIDIEPELLELIDEMDNVVKASKQYRH, encoded by the coding sequence ATGACCAAATATGGACTTCGTGCCAGGGTCTTTACCCTGACATTAGCACCAACACTGATAATCGGCCTGTTATTAAGCGCTTTTTTTACCATGAGCCGCTATCAAGATCTCGAACATCAATTGATTTCGACAGGAACGAGTATCATCGAGCCGTTAGCAATTTCGGCCGAATATGGTATGACCGAAAAAAATCGAGAGGCTATTCGGCGTCTGATTGGCTACACCCATCGCAAACATTCCGATATTATTCGAAGCATTGCTGTTTTTACGGAGCATAATAAAATTTTTGCGACCTCTAATTTTCACCGTAATTTTGCTGCTTTTATGTATCCAGACAACAAGCCAATCCCGCGCTTACTTGATATTCAGCTTAATGATAATACTCTCATTCTACGCACCCCCATTTTAACTGAAGGCCAATTTGGTACGAATACAAGTACTAGCGTATTAGGTAAACCATTAGGTTATATTGCAATTGAACTCGATTTAAGCTCATTGCGATTACAACAATATCAAGAAGTATTCACCGCCTTAATGGTATTGTTACTTGGCTTAAGCTTATCATCGCTATTTGCTTACCGACTAATGCAAGATGTCACCCGCCCAATCTCACATATGATCAGTGTGGTTGATAGAATTCGGCGCGGACATCTTGATATTCGAATCGAAGGTCAACTTCTTGGTGAACTCGATACTCTTAAAAACGGTATTAATGCAATGGCAATCTCACTGTCGGAATACCATATTGAAATGCAACAAAGCATTGATCAGGCAACGTCAGATTTACGTGAAACTCTTGAGCAACTTGAAATTCAAAACGTTGAGTTAGATATTGCCAAAAAACGGGCTCAAGAGGCTGCGCGGGTTAAATCTGAATTCTTAGCCAACATGTCACACGAATTGCGGACACCGCTTAATGGTGTGATTGGCTTTACCCGTCAAATGCTTAAAACCAAACTCAATACCAACCAGCAAGATTATCTACTGACGATTGAGAATTCAGCCAATAATCTACTGACAATCATTAATGATATTTTAGACTTTTCAAAATTAGAAGCGGGTAAATTATTACTAGAAAATATTCCGTTTGATTTTTCTGATGCCCTTGATGATGTTATGCGTTTACTTGCGCCAAGTGCACATGAAAAAGGCTTAGAATTAACCCTTAAAATTGACACACGCATTCCGCCAGGCTTAATTGGTGATCCTCTGCGTATTCAACAAGTCGTCACCAACTTAATTGGTAATGCGGTTAAGTTTACCGAAACAGGCAATATTGATGTTTCTGTCGAACTCAAATCTGAGCATGATAATAATATTGAATTACAGTTTATGGTGCGTGATACCGGCATTGGCATATCAGAACGTCAACAAGCACAGCTCTTCCAAGCCTTTAGCCAAGCCGATGCCAGTATATCACGCCGTTATGGTGGTACGGGGTTAGGCTTAGTGATCACTCAGAAACTGGTCAGCCAAATGGGAGGACAAGTCAGTTTAACCAGTCGTCTCCATCAAGGTTCTACCTTCTGGTTTAGCATTCGTATGCATAAAACTGATTTACCCGTATCGCACCAGATAGATACCTCATCACTGATCGGTAAAAAATTACTGTTAATTGAACCTAACATGCAAGCTGCATCTGTCGTACAGCAACGGTTAATTAATGCAGGAGTGCATGTTACTTATCGCTCAACCATGCCTGATGATATTGAACATCATGATTTTGCTTTATTATGTTTATCACCTCACCAGCAACCACCGACCGCAGTCTTATTTAATCATGTATTTAAAGCTGAACAGATTGCCGATAAGGTCTTAGTTTGTCTACCAACAACCGAACTCGCACTCTCTGAAAAACTCACTAATACTGGGGTTGAGATCTGTCTTGGAAAACCTATTGCATCTCGTAAATTATTTGAAGCGTTATGTGATAATTATGATGATAAAAAAGAGCCAGAATTACCGGTGTTAGCGCCACCACCAGAACCAATCCAACCATTAACAGTAATGGCCGTTGATGATAATCCAGCAAACTTAAAATTAATTTCAGCATTACTGGGTGAGCGGGTTGAAACCGTTATTACTGCCACTGGTGGTAAAAAAGCGGTTGAGTACGCACATCAAAAAGCATTTGATTTGATTTTTATGGATATCCAAATGCCTGAAATGGATGGTGTTACTGCTTGCCAAGAAATACACAAAACGGATCTTAATCATCAGACGCCAATTATTGCTGTTACCGCACACGCGATGGCAGGAGAGCGTGAACGATTAATTGATGCTGGAATGGATGATTACCTCACCAAACCGATTGAAGAGCATATCCTTCAACAAATTCTAGCAAAATGGATCACCCCAACCGATCATCATGGTACCGGATTGATACCTCAGCCAATAACAACAACTGAAGTGCTACAATCACAACAACATGGGCGACCAACCATTGATAATAGTATTAGTTTTGATTGGTCTTTAGCTCTTAAACAAGCGGCTGGAAAAGAAGATTTAGCCCGTGATATGTTACAAATGTTGTTAGATTACATGCCAGAAGTGGAGTTATTAGTTAATGAAGCACTGGATGGTAAACAAGTTGAATTATGGCCTTCGATCCATAAATTACATGGCAGTTGTGCTTATAGTGGCGTTCCACGTCTAAAATATCTCTGTCATACCATTGAAACAGAACTCAAAGCGAATACGCCAATGATTGATATAGAGCCTGAATTATTAGAACTCATTGATGAAATGGACAATGTTGTTAAAGCGTCAAAACAATATCGTCATTAA
- the rlmD gene encoding 23S rRNA (uracil(1939)-C(5))-methyltransferase RlmD, with the protein MARFFKPQKRTTDTKHKEITISRLDHLGAGIGHLQGKSVFVDGLLPTETAVVQLTEDKKNYARAKVIKRLSDSSARIKPHCAIYDQCGGCNLQHLSHQGQVAAKQQVLSELMTKFAVIDQADCVQQPPIISESLHYRRCARFAVRVENNGQLQFGFRKKQSNDIVDVSVCPVLAQPLNDLLPPLRELLNSLKGRRFIGHIELTHADNGCVVLIRHLAPFNADDSALIDAFAIQHNVMLFLAPETDELIQRHGDQPYYGIDGLKLRFSPKDFIQVNGDVNIKMVAQAIEWLDVQPQDRVLDLFCGLGNFSLPLAQRAKAVVGVEGIDDMVLRATDNAQANAQYNATFYQADLEQDVTKLVWAQEQFDKILLDPARAGAAGVMDHVVKLAPNKVVYVSCNPATLARDSQVLLQKGYQLERLGMLDMFPHTGHLESMALFVKVQKKQKK; encoded by the coding sequence ATGGCACGCTTTTTTAAGCCTCAAAAACGTACAACTGACACCAAACATAAAGAAATTACGATTAGCCGTTTAGATCACCTCGGTGCCGGTATCGGTCATCTACAAGGTAAATCTGTCTTTGTTGATGGTTTACTTCCGACTGAAACTGCGGTGGTGCAGTTAACGGAAGATAAAAAAAATTACGCTCGTGCTAAAGTGATTAAACGCCTTTCAGACAGCAGTGCCCGTATTAAACCTCATTGTGCGATCTATGACCAGTGTGGCGGCTGTAATTTGCAGCATTTATCGCATCAAGGTCAAGTGGCTGCTAAACAGCAAGTACTGAGTGAATTGATGACAAAGTTTGCTGTTATTGATCAAGCTGATTGCGTTCAACAACCTCCGATCATCAGTGAATCACTGCATTACCGTCGTTGCGCTCGTTTTGCGGTTCGAGTTGAAAATAATGGACAGTTACAGTTTGGTTTTCGTAAAAAGCAAAGTAATGACATTGTTGATGTTAGCGTGTGTCCAGTATTGGCCCAGCCATTGAATGATCTGTTACCGCCATTACGTGAACTATTAAACAGTTTAAAAGGACGTCGATTTATTGGGCATATTGAATTAACCCATGCCGACAATGGTTGTGTGGTTCTTATTCGTCATCTTGCGCCTTTTAATGCCGATGATAGTGCACTGATTGATGCGTTCGCTATCCAACACAATGTAATGTTGTTTTTAGCACCAGAAACCGATGAACTAATTCAGCGTCATGGTGACCAACCTTATTATGGCATTGATGGTCTTAAATTGAGATTTTCACCAAAAGACTTTATTCAAGTAAATGGTGACGTAAACATTAAAATGGTCGCACAAGCAATCGAATGGCTTGATGTTCAGCCTCAAGATAGGGTGTTAGATTTATTCTGTGGTTTGGGGAACTTTAGTTTGCCATTAGCCCAGCGCGCAAAAGCGGTTGTTGGGGTTGAAGGCATTGACGATATGGTTTTACGTGCTACAGACAATGCTCAAGCAAATGCGCAATATAATGCCACTTTCTATCAGGCTGATTTAGAGCAAGACGTGACTAAATTAGTGTGGGCACAAGAGCAATTTGATAAGATTTTATTAGATCCTGCACGTGCTGGTGCCGCTGGAGTGATGGATCATGTGGTTAAGCTAGCACCGAATAAAGTCGTTTATGTGTCATGTAATCCAGCCACATTGGCTCGTGATAGCCAAGTATTACTGCAAAAAGGTTATCAGTTAGAGCGTCTTGGTATGTTGGATATGTTCCCACATACAGGACATTTAGAATCTATGGCATTATTTGTAAAGGTTCAGAAAAAGCAGAAAAAATAG